A genomic region of Ferroacidibacillus organovorans contains the following coding sequences:
- a CDS encoding ABC transporter substrate-binding protein — MLRQSLLAAFAVATGLASLTACSSPSNTTAPNPPSTTPAPTTTAPASGKVTITWAASPIANVGIRKKLIQLFEQANPTIKVNLISQPSSTDTNRASLITEISGGSTTPDVFMGDVVWPGQFAAQSLAEPLNKHFPASFFARFAPGLVQGATIKGNVYAAPFFMDAGFLYYRKDLLQKAHLPVPKTWEQLQSEAKTLVSNKMVKYGFVWEGASYEGLTCNWMEYLTDAGGQVFNAQGKPNMDTPAAQHALSFMRGLITSGVSPQAVSVFQEPQAMNTFNNGQAAFLRNWDYAWANSQTPGQSSVVGKVGVVPLPTFAGHGTRGYACIGGWDLYINPHTKHMSADLTFINWMTSVPAQTVLASQYSEIPTNASVQNSPAVRAKNPVLAIVGQTNLIARPAQNPYYAKVSTAIYTNVNAALAGQVSVSTALSQANAQLASAVGSSSL; from the coding sequence ATGCTGAGACAGTCGCTTTTGGCGGCGTTTGCCGTCGCAACAGGTCTCGCTTCACTCACGGCGTGTTCCAGTCCATCGAACACGACAGCTCCCAATCCACCGTCCACCACCCCTGCGCCAACAACCACTGCGCCCGCTTCGGGGAAAGTGACAATCACCTGGGCTGCCTCGCCGATTGCCAATGTCGGCATCCGCAAGAAATTGATCCAGTTGTTTGAGCAGGCAAATCCTACAATCAAGGTGAACCTGATCAGTCAGCCGTCAAGCACCGATACGAACCGCGCGTCGCTCATCACTGAGATCTCAGGCGGTTCGACGACACCGGATGTGTTTATGGGCGATGTGGTGTGGCCGGGACAGTTCGCGGCGCAATCCCTCGCCGAGCCGCTAAACAAGCACTTTCCCGCCAGTTTTTTTGCGCGGTTTGCGCCAGGTCTCGTGCAAGGCGCGACGATCAAAGGAAATGTGTACGCGGCGCCCTTTTTCATGGACGCGGGTTTTCTTTACTATCGCAAGGATCTGCTGCAAAAGGCGCACCTGCCTGTGCCCAAAACGTGGGAACAGCTTCAGTCAGAAGCAAAAACGCTTGTTTCCAACAAAATGGTCAAATATGGTTTCGTCTGGGAAGGCGCATCCTATGAGGGGCTCACCTGTAACTGGATGGAATACCTCACAGATGCTGGCGGCCAGGTGTTTAACGCGCAGGGAAAACCAAACATGGATACACCTGCGGCACAGCACGCGCTCTCCTTTATGCGCGGTTTGATCACGTCTGGCGTTTCACCGCAGGCGGTGAGCGTGTTCCAAGAACCGCAGGCGATGAACACATTTAACAACGGACAGGCTGCTTTCCTTAGAAACTGGGACTACGCGTGGGCGAACTCGCAAACACCGGGGCAGTCAAGCGTCGTTGGCAAAGTGGGTGTCGTGCCATTGCCGACATTTGCCGGTCACGGCACGCGCGGATATGCCTGTATCGGCGGCTGGGATCTCTACATCAACCCGCACACCAAGCACATGTCGGCTGATCTCACCTTTATCAACTGGATGACAAGCGTCCCCGCCCAAACGGTGCTCGCCTCTCAGTATTCGGAGATTCCGACAAACGCCAGTGTGCAAAACAGCCCGGCGGTCAGGGCGAAAAATCCCGTGCTCGCCATCGTTGGACAGACCAACTTGATCGCGCGTCCTGCCCAGAATCCGTATTACGCCAAAGTGTCGACGGCCATCTACACGAATGTCAACGCTGCGCTCGCAGGTCAAGTCAGTGTCTCCACAGCGCTCAGTCAAGCCAATGCGCAATTGGCGTCGGCCGTTGGCAGTTCGAGTTTGTAG
- a CDS encoding carbohydrate ABC transporter permease: MRVNKLDRGYAIAGYAMVTPALLVIALVTLFPIGYSIYMSLNAIQSTYSGFQFSFIGLRNYGIIFGIAEFWQSLGFTTGYAIVTVVIELILGMLTALALNQPIKGRGFAVAAMLIPWTLITVISAQMWGYIYNPVYGVLNAILLQLHIIGQPILWLGLPNLAIPSLMVADIWKTTPFVTMILLAGLQLIPTELYEAARIDGAGAVRTFFQVTFPLLRPSIGLAALFRILQAFGLFDLPFVLTQGGPGTSTESIAMLAYKALFNDGEFGPGTAVAVSTVVLVILLALVSLRALRTQVGEVES; encoded by the coding sequence ATGCGTGTCAACAAGTTAGATCGAGGCTACGCCATTGCCGGGTATGCCATGGTCACCCCAGCGCTGTTGGTGATTGCGCTCGTGACACTGTTTCCAATTGGATACTCCATTTATATGAGCCTAAACGCGATTCAATCGACATACTCCGGTTTCCAATTTTCCTTCATCGGTCTGCGCAACTATGGCATCATCTTTGGAATCGCAGAATTCTGGCAGTCGCTTGGCTTCACGACAGGGTATGCGATCGTCACGGTGGTCATCGAGCTGATCCTTGGCATGCTCACCGCGCTCGCGCTCAATCAGCCGATCAAGGGGCGCGGATTCGCCGTCGCCGCGATGCTGATCCCCTGGACGTTGATCACGGTCATCTCCGCGCAGATGTGGGGATACATCTACAATCCAGTTTACGGAGTGCTAAACGCCATCCTGCTTCAGCTGCACATCATCGGGCAGCCCATCTTGTGGCTTGGCCTCCCCAATCTGGCGATCCCCTCGCTCATGGTGGCCGACATCTGGAAAACCACGCCTTTTGTCACGATGATCCTGCTCGCGGGCCTGCAGTTGATCCCGACGGAGCTCTACGAGGCGGCGCGCATTGACGGGGCGGGCGCCGTACGCACCTTTTTTCAGGTGACGTTTCCACTGCTGCGACCAAGCATCGGGCTTGCGGCGCTATTTCGCATCTTGCAGGCGTTTGGCCTCTTTGATCTCCCGTTCGTCCTCACGCAAGGGGGACCTGGGACGAGCACGGAATCGATCGCAATGCTCGCATACAAAGCGCTTTTTAACGATGGAGAATTTGGGCCGGGCACGGCGGTTGCCGTGTCTACGGTGGTCCTTGTCATCCTGCTCGCACTCGTCTCACTGCGCGCCTTGCGCACACAAGTCGGGGAGGTGGAGTCGTGA
- a CDS encoding carbohydrate ABC transporter permease — protein sequence MTKRLALRKSVGYLVLIAMLLVIVAPFYWMIITSFKTNGEISAFPPTYFPQNPTLLQYQQAFYQFGFGVYFRNSLIVSLISTFFVMILAALASYALARLPIRGKAPIMVVLLMISTFPQVGVIFPLFVLFQSIGWLNSYQALIVPYTAFNLPFAIWVMRTYFVGIPKELDEAARVDGASVMTTVFRVILPLATPGLFTGAIFTFVACWTEFFFALVFNNSNAFRTIPVGIALFGGQFTIPYGTMFAASTVAVLPVVLLVLIFQRWVVAGLTAGAVKG from the coding sequence GTGACAAAGAGACTCGCACTGCGCAAATCGGTCGGCTATCTCGTGTTGATCGCGATGCTTTTAGTGATCGTCGCGCCGTTTTACTGGATGATCATCACATCGTTTAAGACAAACGGCGAGATCAGCGCCTTTCCACCGACGTACTTTCCGCAAAACCCGACACTGCTTCAGTATCAGCAAGCGTTTTATCAGTTTGGATTTGGGGTGTACTTTCGCAACAGCCTGATCGTGTCGCTCATTTCCACCTTTTTTGTGATGATCCTCGCGGCGCTTGCGAGTTATGCGCTGGCGCGTCTTCCAATCCGCGGAAAGGCACCGATCATGGTGGTCCTTTTGATGATCTCGACGTTTCCTCAGGTAGGGGTGATCTTTCCGCTATTCGTCTTGTTTCAGTCGATCGGTTGGCTCAACAGCTATCAGGCGCTCATCGTGCCGTACACTGCCTTCAATCTTCCTTTTGCGATTTGGGTGATGCGCACGTACTTTGTCGGGATTCCAAAGGAACTCGACGAGGCGGCGCGCGTTGACGGGGCGAGTGTGATGACCACGGTGTTTCGCGTGATTTTGCCACTTGCCACACCGGGACTCTTTACGGGCGCGATCTTTACGTTTGTCGCGTGCTGGACGGAGTTTTTCTTTGCGCTCGTCTTTAACAACAGCAACGCCTTTCGCACGATCCCGGTCGGCATCGCACTCTTTGGGGGACAATTTACCATTCCCTATGGTACGATGTTTGCAGCATCCACGGTGGCGGTTCTCCCCGTTGTCCTGCTTGTTCTCATTTTCCAACGTTGGGTTGTGGCGGGTCTCACGGCGGGTGCGGTAAAAGGTTAA
- a CDS encoding Gfo/Idh/MocA family protein: MTTLRVGVIGCGAIAVNRHLPEYRDNSRVKLVGVCDANEARVQEVAKTYGIRAYTRFEDLLLEHELDAVSVCLPNRFHGPVSTAALLAGKHVLCEKPMAVSADEAEEMIAAADEAGRVLMIAHNQRFFPAHIRAKQILHSGRLGAVLQFRTTFAHGGPEQWSAEGMQSWFFKQQDAFVGALGDLGIHKADLMRWLLEDEVVEVSAMLRTLEKAANVDDNAVCLLAMRSGAVGTLTASWTHRPGENDTTTLYCEHGILHIDPHAQVPLHVLYEDGSEERIAIPDEAQAHNSRVVDEFVDAVLSGRTPAISGRDGFASLRVILAAVDASREGRSVRL, from the coding sequence ATGACAACACTGCGAGTTGGGGTGATCGGTTGCGGCGCGATTGCCGTCAACCGCCACCTTCCAGAGTATCGGGACAATTCGCGCGTCAAGTTGGTGGGCGTCTGTGACGCGAATGAAGCGCGTGTTCAAGAAGTGGCAAAGACGTATGGCATTCGCGCGTACACGCGCTTTGAAGATTTGCTTTTGGAGCATGAACTCGACGCGGTGAGCGTTTGCCTGCCGAATCGTTTTCACGGCCCTGTATCGACGGCGGCACTTTTGGCAGGAAAACATGTGCTGTGCGAAAAACCGATGGCCGTATCGGCGGATGAGGCGGAGGAAATGATCGCGGCGGCGGATGAGGCGGGGCGCGTCTTGATGATCGCGCACAATCAGCGCTTTTTCCCGGCGCACATTCGCGCAAAACAGATCCTTCACAGCGGGCGGCTTGGCGCAGTACTCCAGTTTCGCACGACGTTTGCGCACGGGGGACCGGAGCAGTGGTCGGCGGAAGGGATGCAGTCGTGGTTTTTTAAGCAGCAGGATGCGTTTGTCGGCGCGCTTGGTGATCTCGGGATTCATAAAGCGGATCTGATGCGCTGGTTGCTAGAAGACGAGGTGGTCGAGGTTTCCGCGATGCTCAGAACGCTTGAAAAAGCGGCCAATGTCGATGACAACGCGGTGTGTCTGCTCGCCATGCGCTCAGGTGCGGTCGGCACGCTCACGGCGAGTTGGACGCACCGCCCTGGAGAGAATGACACGACGACACTCTATTGTGAACACGGAATTCTGCACATTGATCCGCATGCGCAAGTGCCGCTTCACGTGTTGTATGAGGACGGCAGTGAAGAAAGAATCGCGATTCCGGATGAGGCGCAGGCGCACAACAGCCGGGTTGTTGACGAGTTTGTCGATGCGGTGCTCAGTGGCCGAACTCCGGCGATTTCGGGACGGGATGGATTCGCTTCGCTTCGCGTGATTCTCGCAGCCGTGGATGCGTCGCGCGAGGGACGAAGCGTGAGGCTGTGA
- the argJ gene encoding bifunctional glutamate N-acetyltransferase/amino-acid acetyltransferase ArgJ — MAAMWMGNHATFDTYLENGDVAFSAGRLGIKRDGDDAALFVFSEHATYAGVFTTNVFKSACVTSAMDRLRAQKKIKAVLITSGNANAGTGPAGRADTERLAAGVAGHVGCAADEVVVLHTGVIGVPLRAERWLGGLEGLCQLAASTPEKLADAARAMMTTDTFPKVSARAFQVGDTSYTVWGVAKGAGMIHPKLATMLSVLVTDAPISQRTLQRVLSRVVGQTFNRISVDGDTSPNDSVLLFSTGGARMEAGTAAFCGAKGTGVSGTDDGEVDEPLFEDALRGVAQDLAHSIVRDGEGATKFLEIVVRGAQSEADAERIAETIATSPLVKTAFFGEDFNPGRIISAIGRAGVAVSFDRMRLTLGDQRVYDAGQFLVTAESDARRVMAMKEIPVVVELGASEVEIRYWTCDLTFDYVKINAEYTT, encoded by the coding sequence ATGGCCGCGATGTGGATGGGCAATCACGCGACATTTGATACGTATCTGGAAAACGGCGATGTGGCATTTTCAGCGGGGCGGCTTGGGATCAAGCGCGACGGTGATGACGCCGCGCTTTTTGTGTTCTCTGAGCATGCCACATATGCAGGTGTGTTTACGACAAATGTGTTTAAGAGCGCGTGTGTGACGAGTGCGATGGATCGTCTGCGGGCGCAAAAGAAGATCAAAGCGGTGCTCATCACAAGCGGGAACGCGAATGCGGGCACAGGCCCTGCGGGCCGCGCGGATACGGAGCGACTGGCGGCGGGCGTTGCAGGTCACGTAGGCTGTGCGGCGGATGAGGTGGTCGTGCTTCACACAGGAGTGATCGGTGTGCCGCTGCGCGCGGAGCGATGGCTTGGCGGGCTTGAGGGGCTCTGTCAGTTGGCAGCGTCAACGCCTGAAAAGCTGGCCGACGCAGCGCGCGCGATGATGACGACAGATACCTTTCCAAAGGTGAGCGCGCGGGCATTTCAGGTTGGCGACACCTCGTACACGGTGTGGGGTGTCGCTAAAGGCGCGGGCATGATTCATCCGAAGCTTGCGACGATGCTGTCAGTGCTGGTAACTGATGCGCCGATAAGCCAGCGGACACTGCAGCGCGTGCTTTCGCGGGTTGTGGGCCAGACGTTCAATCGCATCTCGGTGGACGGCGACACGAGTCCGAATGACAGTGTGCTGCTTTTTTCAACGGGCGGCGCGCGGATGGAGGCTGGCACGGCTGCGTTCTGTGGAGCAAAAGGAACAGGGGTCAGCGGAACCGACGATGGCGAGGTTGATGAACCCCTTTTTGAAGATGCGCTAAGGGGTGTCGCGCAGGATCTGGCGCACAGCATTGTGCGCGATGGTGAAGGTGCAACGAAATTCCTGGAGATCGTAGTGCGCGGCGCGCAGTCCGAGGCAGATGCGGAGCGTATCGCCGAGACGATCGCCACGTCGCCGCTTGTGAAAACTGCCTTTTTTGGTGAGGATTTCAATCCAGGGCGGATCATCTCGGCGATTGGGCGCGCGGGCGTTGCCGTTTCGTTTGATCGCATGCGGCTCACGCTCGGGGATCAGAGGGTGTATGATGCCGGACAGTTCCTTGTGACGGCAGAGTCAGACGCGCGAAGGGTGATGGCGATGAAGGAGATTCCGGTCGTTGTTGAACTTGGCGCGAGTGAAGTGGAGATACGCTATTGGACATGTGATTTGACGTTCGATTATGTGAAAATTAACGCGGAGTACACGACCTGA
- a CDS encoding N-acetyltransferase produces the protein MAVSEERMAGVLREATVRDVDSIVALLRDYAEQGLLLPRTRQSVLEILPSFRVIDVAGKVQGVVSLCILGDDLAEIRSLAVAPEAQGGGLGKRLVQAMLAYAADLQVPKVLALTYQEAFFARCGFHIVEKHTLHQKIWKDCINCKKFPVCDEIAMIYEMGVSGAAGSPADAGVNVEA, from the coding sequence ATGGCCGTTTCAGAAGAGCGGATGGCTGGCGTGTTGCGTGAAGCGACGGTACGCGACGTCGATTCGATTGTGGCGCTCTTGCGCGATTATGCGGAACAGGGGCTGCTCTTGCCGCGCACGCGGCAGTCTGTACTTGAAATCTTGCCGTCGTTTCGGGTGATCGATGTGGCGGGCAAGGTGCAAGGTGTGGTTTCATTGTGCATCCTCGGGGATGATCTGGCGGAGATTCGATCGCTCGCAGTCGCCCCAGAGGCGCAGGGTGGCGGTTTGGGCAAGCGTCTGGTACAGGCGATGCTCGCGTATGCGGCAGACCTGCAGGTGCCAAAGGTGCTCGCGCTTACGTACCAGGAGGCCTTTTTCGCGCGTTGCGGGTTTCACATTGTGGAAAAGCACACGCTGCATCAGAAGATTTGGAAGGATTGCATCAACTGCAAGAAGTTTCCGGTATGCGATGAGATCGCGATGATCTATGAGATGGGCGTGTCTGGTGCGGCGGGAAGCCCTGCGGATGCAGGCGTAAACGTAGAGGCGTGA
- a CDS encoding YIP1 family protein: MNELGTPSPFLTLITNPRLYFETRREQPRWMLLTLVLAAVTGVLSSLTLRYMMKSPSYIAYIHTLTKAQAAHVAAQAASVTPISAFAGVFVAVTVSAVFLWLIARIFSLTIEYRRVVFIMASATVISVLGTVFDTIMTFLTGRYQSNFLSISTLTGGTGRFGGIESALGLFLIGSLIIQTIGLAVFTRTSVRRSVWPVLGAYLLPPILSMIFYKPTP; this comes from the coding sequence ATGAATGAACTGGGCACGCCGTCTCCATTTCTTACCCTGATTACGAATCCGCGTCTCTACTTTGAGACACGCCGGGAGCAGCCGCGTTGGATGCTGTTGACGCTCGTTCTCGCAGCCGTTACGGGTGTTCTGTCAAGCCTGACACTTCGTTATATGATGAAGTCCCCGAGTTATATTGCCTATATCCACACACTGACAAAGGCGCAGGCAGCGCACGTGGCGGCGCAAGCCGCGTCCGTCACACCGATCAGCGCATTTGCCGGCGTGTTTGTCGCGGTGACCGTATCTGCCGTTTTTCTCTGGCTGATCGCGCGCATTTTCTCACTGACAATCGAGTACCGTCGCGTCGTTTTCATCATGGCGAGCGCAACGGTCATCTCCGTGCTCGGAACCGTCTTTGACACCATCATGACGTTTTTGACAGGACGCTATCAATCGAATTTTTTATCCATCAGCACGTTGACTGGCGGAACGGGACGATTCGGGGGGATTGAGTCGGCGCTCGGTTTGTTTCTGATCGGCTCGCTGATCATCCAGACCATCGGCTTGGCGGTGTTCACGCGCACGTCGGTGCGAAGGAGCGTGTGGCCTGTGTTGGGCGCGTATCTATTGCCGCCGATTCTGAGCATGATCTTTTACAAGCCGACACCTTGA
- the cas6 gene encoding type I-MYXAN CRISPR-associated protein Cas6/Cmx6 has protein sequence MEEMSVQKRLSYRFSLYGDRIPTDHGEALYAAISGICPDLHELNGFSLSPVVRTVAVGNELLLQPGSCFFARVPETHLAQLVTISGKTLSLRAATVRVGPMQVQLIQPATILRSRVVTFKNAVTEVSLLRKVEEALHEMGGDASIKIMRRRILTIHAKKVIGFGVELSGLLEEASLALQVHGIGGRRRFGCGVFLPGAEVIGA, from the coding sequence ATGGAGGAAATGAGCGTGCAGAAACGCCTGTCCTACCGCTTTTCGTTGTATGGTGACCGCATACCGACTGACCATGGAGAGGCTCTTTATGCTGCGATTTCGGGTATATGTCCCGACCTGCATGAATTGAATGGCTTTTCTTTAAGCCCAGTCGTCAGGACAGTGGCAGTTGGGAATGAATTACTTCTCCAACCGGGATCGTGTTTTTTTGCGCGAGTCCCAGAGACGCACTTGGCTCAGCTTGTAACGATCAGTGGTAAGACACTTTCTCTGCGGGCCGCCACAGTACGCGTCGGGCCCATGCAAGTGCAGTTGATTCAGCCCGCCACTATCTTGAGAAGCAGAGTGGTTACCTTTAAGAACGCTGTGACGGAAGTCTCCTTGCTTCGCAAGGTGGAGGAAGCCCTTCATGAAATGGGGGGGGATGCTTCCATCAAGATCATGCGGCGCAGAATATTGACAATTCATGCTAAAAAGGTCATTGGCTTTGGCGTTGAGCTTTCCGGACTTTTAGAGGAGGCTTCGTTGGCACTTCAGGTGCACGGTATCGGAGGGCGACGGAGGTTCGGGTGCGGAGTGTTTTTGCCCGGTGCCGAAGTGATTGGTGCTTGA